A window of the Desulfovibrio sp. UIB00 genome harbors these coding sequences:
- a CDS encoding amidohydrolase family protein has protein sequence MYIDIHTHAFHPKIAHKAVDHLNEFYSVNCAGDGTIAHLLERERKAEMEKCVVLCAATAPAQVIPANNYAITLQKEHADRVIAFGTVHPGYENWEAELNRIKGAGIRGIKLHPDFQSFWLDDPRLLPIFEAAQKDFVFEIHIGDRTTPAQNPSCPYKLAAILRQFPRMRVIAAHFGGYRMWAHALDALAGNRFENLWFDTSSTTPFATPLLAKKLLGAFPRERILFGTDWPLYDPVEERQRLQRLASLKDAEMETIMSNATSLLCDSAPQAKSQLSH, from the coding sequence ATGTACATCGATATACACACCCATGCCTTTCATCCCAAGATAGCGCACAAGGCAGTGGATCACCTGAATGAATTTTATAGCGTCAACTGCGCGGGCGATGGCACCATCGCCCACCTGCTGGAGCGCGAACGTAAGGCCGAGATGGAAAAGTGCGTGGTTTTGTGCGCAGCCACAGCACCGGCCCAGGTTATTCCGGCAAACAACTACGCCATCACCTTGCAAAAGGAGCATGCGGACAGGGTCATCGCCTTTGGTACGGTGCACCCGGGCTATGAAAACTGGGAGGCGGAGCTTAATCGCATCAAGGGCGCGGGCATCCGTGGCATCAAGCTGCACCCTGATTTTCAGAGCTTCTGGCTGGACGACCCTCGCCTTCTGCCCATTTTTGAAGCAGCGCAAAAAGACTTTGTATTTGAAATCCACATAGGCGACAGAACAACGCCAGCCCAAAACCCCTCCTGCCCTTACAAACTGGCGGCTATTCTGCGTCAGTTCCCCCGCATGAGGGTGATTGCGGCCCATTTTGGCGGCTACCGCATGTGGGCGCATGCGCTTGATGCTCTTGCTGGCAACAGGTTTGAAAACCTTTGGTTTGACACCTCAAGTACAACGCCCTTTGCCACCCCGCTGCTTGCCAAAAAACTTCTTGGGGCTTTTCCGCGAGAACGTATTCTCTTTGGCACAGATTGGCCGCTGTACGACCCTGTGGAAGAACGACAACGCCTGCAACGCCTTGCCAGCCTCAAGGATGCGGAGATGGAAACCATCATGAGCAACGCCACGTCCTTGCTGTGCGACAGTGCCCCGCAGGCGAAAAGCCAGCTCAGCCATTGA
- a CDS encoding FCD domain-containing protein, with product MNTENSKNMDADAQAGRKRSIQRPRVHTEVLSCLLDDIQSGVYQVGQKLPSERELMDEFGVGRPAVREALSGLARMGLIEVSPGMRARVCRLTLKPLLREMRATLEIYSSSPDGWRQLHDLRLFFETAVVRRMALEITDEQLTRLDEQLQNQRRLLDASEIRAFAEADIDFHRYLVECMGNNFLGLLAEGFAGWLITPLYASLQVRKQSERSYRAHVGVYEALKKRDPDLAEKAMRAHLDEMRGIYQVDVMVDEDEPSKDQN from the coding sequence ATGAATACCGAAAATTCGAAAAATATGGATGCCGATGCACAGGCCGGAAGAAAGCGCAGCATTCAGCGGCCCAGAGTGCACACTGAAGTGCTGAGTTGCCTGCTGGATGACATTCAGAGCGGCGTTTATCAGGTAGGGCAAAAGCTGCCCTCCGAGCGCGAGTTGATGGACGAGTTCGGCGTGGGCCGGCCTGCTGTGCGCGAAGCTCTTTCCGGTCTGGCGCGCATGGGCCTTATTGAGGTCTCGCCCGGCATGCGCGCCCGCGTGTGCCGCCTGACGCTCAAGCCCCTGCTGCGCGAGATGAGGGCTACACTCGAGATTTACTCCAGCTCGCCTGACGGCTGGCGTCAACTGCACGATCTGCGGCTCTTTTTTGAAACCGCCGTGGTGCGGCGCATGGCCCTTGAAATAACTGATGAGCAACTGACCCGCCTTGACGAGCAGCTGCAAAATCAGCGCAGATTGCTGGACGCATCGGAAATACGCGCTTTTGCCGAAGCGGATATTGATTTCCATCGCTATCTTGTGGAATGCATGGGCAACAACTTTCTCGGGCTTTTGGCCGAAGGCTTTGCCGGTTGGCTGATCACGCCTCTGTACGCCTCTTTGCAGGTGCGCAAGCAGAGCGAGCGTTCATACCGCGCCCACGTTGGCGTGTACGAAGCGCTCAAAAAGCGTGACCCAGACTTGGCGGAAAAGGCCATGCGCGCTCACCTGGACGAAATGCGCGGTATTTATCAGGTGGATGTGATGGTTGATGAGGACGAGCCGTCTAAGGACCAGAATTAG